Proteins from one Mycobacterium adipatum genomic window:
- a CDS encoding MarR family winged helix-turn-helix transcriptional regulator, with translation MHSTPFDQLDDLLTRINVARQRPSWRRRLLADADPVTSVSTLRTLRAVEHHQRNGAGASIGDVADYLAVEHSTASRTVSAVAAAGLITKSSAAEDQRRSVLVLTDIGVKALAAVTDRRRELVAETVADWDPADVDRLVALLDRLTRRFEEAGCR, from the coding sequence GTGCATTCGACGCCCTTCGACCAGTTGGATGACCTGCTCACCCGGATCAATGTGGCGCGGCAGCGCCCGTCCTGGCGTCGACGTCTGCTCGCTGACGCCGACCCGGTGACCAGCGTCTCCACACTGCGCACGCTGCGCGCGGTCGAGCATCATCAACGCAACGGTGCCGGCGCGTCGATCGGCGACGTCGCGGACTACCTGGCGGTCGAACATTCCACCGCCAGTCGAACGGTGTCCGCGGTGGCGGCGGCGGGGCTGATCACCAAGTCATCGGCCGCCGAGGATCAACGCCGCAGCGTCCTGGTGCTCACCGATATCGGCGTCAAAGCCCTCGCCGCGGTGACCGACCGTCGACGCGAACTGGTCGCCGAAACCGTCGCCGACTGGGATCCTGCGGATGTCGACCGGCTCGTCGCCCTGCTCGATCGCCTGACCCGACGATTCGAAGAGGCTGGTTGCCGGTGA
- a CDS encoding ABC-F family ATP-binding cassette domain-containing protein — protein MTATLVAKDVAGGYAHRTLFENVDLTVAPGDVIGVVGANGAGKSTLLRILAGDLEPLAGTVSAAPADAFVGWLPQEHERVPGETVAGYIARRTGCAAATSAMETAAEALSDSDAAADAYSAALDHWLATGAADLQERLPAVLADLGLDCEAPDATQMTALSGGQAARVGLAALLLSRFDIVLLDEPTNDLDLDGLARLERFVTELRGGVVLVSHDREFLSRSVTRVLELDLAQNTSTVFGGGYDSYLEERAVNRRHKREQYEEFADKKADLVARARTQREWSSQGVRNAMRKAPDNDKVRRRAQTESSEKQAQKVRQMESRIARLEEVEEPRKEWTLQFTIGSAPRSSAVVATLDRAVVRHGDFVLGPVSLQVDAGERIGITGPNGAGKSTLLGLLLGRSRPDEGRAGLGASIAVGEIDQARAEFDGPGRLVDRFEAHVPDWPTAEVRTLLAKFGLGADHVERAVGELSPGERTRAGLALLQARGVNVLVLDEPTNHLDLPAIEQLEQALESYDGALLLVTHDRRMLQNVRLDRTWRVENGRVHGV, from the coding sequence ATGACCGCAACGCTTGTCGCGAAGGATGTGGCCGGCGGATACGCCCATCGCACACTGTTCGAGAACGTCGATCTGACCGTGGCGCCCGGCGATGTGATCGGTGTCGTCGGGGCCAACGGTGCCGGGAAGAGCACCCTGCTGCGCATCCTGGCCGGTGATCTCGAACCGCTGGCCGGGACGGTGAGCGCCGCCCCGGCGGACGCGTTCGTCGGCTGGCTGCCCCAGGAGCACGAACGGGTCCCGGGGGAGACCGTGGCCGGCTACATCGCGCGGCGCACCGGGTGCGCGGCCGCGACATCGGCGATGGAGACTGCCGCCGAGGCGCTCTCCGATTCCGATGCCGCCGCGGACGCCTACTCCGCGGCGCTGGACCATTGGCTGGCCACCGGCGCGGCGGACCTCCAGGAGCGGTTACCCGCCGTGCTGGCCGACCTGGGGTTGGATTGCGAGGCGCCGGACGCGACCCAGATGACCGCGCTCTCGGGTGGGCAGGCGGCGCGGGTGGGTCTGGCCGCGCTGCTGCTGTCGCGTTTCGACATCGTGCTGCTCGACGAACCGACCAATGATCTCGACCTGGACGGGCTGGCCCGGCTGGAGCGTTTCGTCACCGAACTGCGTGGCGGCGTGGTGTTGGTGAGCCACGATCGAGAGTTCCTCTCCCGCAGCGTGACCCGTGTCCTGGAGCTGGATCTGGCGCAGAACACCAGCACCGTTTTCGGCGGTGGGTACGACAGTTATCTCGAAGAGCGCGCGGTCAACCGCCGGCACAAGCGCGAACAGTACGAGGAGTTCGCCGACAAGAAGGCCGATCTGGTGGCGCGCGCCCGCACCCAGCGTGAATGGTCCAGCCAGGGGGTGCGTAACGCCATGCGCAAGGCTCCCGACAACGACAAGGTTCGCCGCCGCGCCCAAACCGAGTCCAGCGAGAAGCAAGCGCAGAAGGTGCGCCAGATGGAGAGCCGGATCGCGCGGCTCGAAGAAGTCGAGGAGCCCCGCAAGGAATGGACGCTGCAGTTCACCATCGGGTCGGCGCCGCGGTCGAGCGCAGTGGTGGCGACGCTCGACCGGGCCGTGGTCCGGCACGGGGATTTCGTCCTGGGGCCGGTGTCGCTGCAGGTGGACGCGGGGGAGCGGATCGGTATCACCGGACCCAATGGTGCGGGCAAGTCGACCCTGCTGGGGTTGCTGCTCGGCCGGAGCCGGCCCGACGAGGGCAGGGCCGGTCTGGGCGCCAGCATCGCCGTCGGCGAGATCGACCAGGCCCGTGCGGAATTCGACGGTCCGGGGCGACTGGTGGACCGCTTCGAAGCACACGTCCCGGACTGGCCCACCGCCGAGGTGCGGACGCTGCTGGCGAAGTTCGGCCTGGGCGCCGACCATGTCGAACGCGCGGTCGGGGAGCTTTCCCCCGGTGAGCGCACCCGCGCCGGGTTGGCGCTGCTGCAGGCGCGCGGCGTCAATGTGCTCGTCCTCGACGAACCGACCAACCATCTGGACCTGCCCGCCATCGAGCAGCTGGAACAGGCGTTGGAGAGCTATGACGGCGCGCTACTGCTGGTCACCCATGACCGCCGGATGCTGCAGAACGTCCGCCTCGATCGGACCTGGCGCGTCGAGAACGGCCGGGTTCACGGGGTGTAG
- a CDS encoding SRPBCC family protein: MTHPKEVDSSLTVERETTASRPQVWAVIADGWTYSQWVVGNSRMRAVDPRWPEESSTIEHSIGVWPLLLDDQTVVESCDPLRELVLLAKGRPFGKARVTIRLSDTADGGCHITMAEVPVGFPMGWFPERLALAAAIPRNRECTRRLAAIAERRSPQG; this comes from the coding sequence ATGACGCACCCGAAGGAAGTCGACAGCTCCCTGACCGTGGAGCGTGAGACCACCGCCTCCCGCCCACAGGTGTGGGCCGTGATCGCCGACGGCTGGACGTACTCGCAATGGGTGGTCGGTAACAGCCGGATGCGCGCGGTCGACCCGCGCTGGCCCGAGGAGTCCAGCACCATCGAGCACTCGATCGGCGTGTGGCCGCTTCTGCTCGATGACCAGACGGTGGTCGAGTCTTGCGACCCGCTGCGTGAGCTGGTGCTGCTGGCCAAGGGCCGCCCGTTCGGCAAGGCGCGGGTCACCATCCGGCTCTCGGATACCGCCGACGGGGGTTGCCACATCACCATGGCCGAGGTGCCGGTGGGCTTTCCGATGGGATGGTTTCCCGAGCGGCTCGCGCTCGCGGCGGCCATTCCCCGCAACCGGGAGTGCACGCGGCGACTTGCCGCCATCGCCGAGCGCCGATCGCCGCAGGGCTGA
- a CDS encoding energy-coupling factor ABC transporter permease, translated as MHIEPGIVDGAKIVLSYATAAGAGGYALTSAWRHLKERGPGSLLLGTSVTTALVLVFFEILPHFPVGVSEVHLILGSTLFLLFGVAPAAFGLALGLLIQGLFLSPVDLPQYGMNLTTLLVPLFALQYVAGRTITPQTRYTALTYRQALTLSMTYQAGIVSWVGFWALYGEGFSGQTVAAVATFGVAYMLVIVVEPVADLAVLAGAKTLQRYRNEGWLEPRLFNPA; from the coding sequence ATGCACATCGAGCCAGGAATTGTGGACGGCGCAAAAATCGTCCTGAGTTACGCCACCGCCGCCGGCGCCGGCGGCTACGCGCTGACATCGGCGTGGAGACACCTCAAGGAGCGTGGGCCGGGTTCGTTGCTGCTGGGTACGTCCGTGACCACCGCACTGGTTCTGGTGTTCTTCGAGATCCTGCCGCACTTCCCGGTCGGTGTCTCCGAGGTGCACCTGATCCTCGGCTCTACTCTGTTCCTGTTGTTCGGCGTCGCGCCCGCGGCGTTCGGCCTGGCGCTGGGTCTGCTGATCCAGGGGTTGTTCCTGTCGCCCGTCGATCTTCCGCAGTACGGCATGAATCTCACGACATTGCTGGTGCCCTTGTTCGCATTGCAGTACGTGGCGGGCCGCACGATCACGCCGCAGACCCGCTATACCGCACTGACGTACCGACAGGCCCTGACCCTGTCGATGACCTACCAGGCCGGCATCGTCTCGTGGGTCGGGTTCTGGGCGCTCTACGGTGAGGGATTCAGCGGACAGACAGTGGCCGCTGTTGCGACCTTCGGTGTCGCGTACATGCTGGTGATTGTCGTCGAACCGGTGGCGGATCTGGCCGTACTGGCCGGGGCGAAGACCCTGCAGCGGTATCGGAACGAAGGGTGGCTGGAGCCGCGCCTGTTCAACCCGGCCTGA
- a CDS encoding NAD(P)H-binding protein: MATDTILILGASGKSGRRVAARLRLRGVATRLASRSSPTPFDWSDPTGWDAALDGATAVYMVAPATVGPADEFVASAQSAGVRRVVLLSGRGADSWGDSTFGLDMRAAESAVRSSALEWTVLRPNNFAQNFDEDLFLAPLRSGELALPAGETPEPFIDLEDVADVAAEVLTRPSGHIGATYELTGPDALTFGTAVEMISRASGQFITYKQISAAEYTALLVEQGVDAQDAEHVTEMFVLMENGSLATTTDTVASVLGRPPRSFQDYVLRTAATGVWSR; this comes from the coding sequence ATGGCTACAGACACAATCCTCATCCTGGGTGCGAGCGGAAAGAGCGGCCGCCGCGTGGCCGCCCGGCTACGGCTGCGCGGTGTCGCCACCCGGCTCGCCTCGCGGTCCAGCCCGACCCCCTTCGACTGGTCCGATCCGACCGGCTGGGATGCGGCGCTGGACGGCGCCACCGCGGTGTACATGGTGGCGCCCGCCACGGTGGGCCCGGCCGACGAGTTCGTCGCCTCGGCGCAGAGCGCCGGGGTGCGGCGGGTCGTGCTGTTGTCCGGACGCGGCGCCGACAGTTGGGGAGACTCGACGTTCGGGCTGGACATGCGCGCCGCCGAGAGCGCCGTACGCTCCTCGGCGTTGGAGTGGACCGTCCTGCGGCCCAACAACTTCGCGCAGAACTTCGACGAAGACCTGTTCTTGGCGCCGTTGCGCAGCGGGGAGCTGGCGTTGCCGGCCGGTGAAACCCCCGAACCGTTCATCGATCTCGAGGATGTCGCCGACGTCGCAGCCGAGGTGCTGACCCGCCCAAGCGGTCACATCGGGGCGACCTATGAACTCACCGGCCCCGACGCTCTCACCTTCGGCACCGCCGTGGAGATGATCTCCCGGGCATCGGGCCAGTTCATCACCTACAAGCAGATCAGCGCGGCCGAGTACACCGCGCTGCTGGTCGAGCAGGGCGTCGATGCCCAGGATGCCGAACACGTCACCGAGATGTTCGTGCTGATGGAGAACGGTTCGCTCGCCACCACCACCGACACGGTGGCGTCCGTGCTGGGCCGCCCGCCCCGGTCCTTCCAGGATTATGTGCTGCGCACCGCCGCCACCGGGGTGTGGTCCCGGTGA
- a CDS encoding pyridoxamine 5'-phosphate oxidase family protein: MVPVKLTSEDLAFLRRPLYGFFTVAAGAEEPQPRPVWFEATDIGTIELFTLADAAKVRRLRTDPRASLVVAAPVGEPEHWVSVAGTVTLESQGAQELAARLAARYWDLGDRGRSTELEQMLGAELLRLVINPQKVARYTP, from the coding sequence GTGGTCCCGGTGAAGCTCACATCCGAAGACCTGGCATTCCTGCGCCGCCCGCTCTACGGATTCTTCACGGTGGCCGCCGGCGCCGAGGAACCCCAGCCACGCCCGGTGTGGTTCGAGGCCACCGACATCGGCACCATCGAACTGTTCACCCTTGCCGACGCGGCGAAGGTCCGGCGTTTGCGCACCGACCCGCGCGCGTCCCTGGTGGTGGCCGCCCCGGTCGGTGAACCCGAACACTGGGTATCGGTGGCCGGCACCGTGACACTGGAAAGCCAAGGGGCCCAGGAACTCGCGGCTCGACTGGCCGCCCGCTACTGGGACCTCGGCGACCGCGGGCGCAGCACCGAACTGGAGCAGATGCTGGGCGCCGAGCTGCTGCGGCTGGTCATCAACCCGCAGAAGGTGGCCCGCTACACCCCGTGA
- a CDS encoding cupin domain-containing protein, whose product MSDVLEKLTKAMTVIQGVRPPFIPAGAHAMTAVIEWGPGDTGAPPHRHPGGPCFGYVLEGEMLFELEGEAPRVIKAGEAFWEPGGDVIHYSDGNHRDDVPLRFLVTMLCSPEQQMFVLVDDAELEARRDRRVPAELRFPRLGDT is encoded by the coding sequence ATGTCGGATGTACTCGAGAAGCTCACCAAGGCGATGACGGTCATCCAGGGGGTGCGGCCGCCGTTCATTCCTGCAGGCGCACACGCCATGACCGCGGTCATCGAATGGGGGCCGGGGGACACCGGTGCACCGCCGCATCGCCACCCCGGGGGCCCCTGCTTCGGTTACGTGCTGGAAGGCGAGATGCTCTTCGAGCTCGAAGGCGAGGCGCCCCGCGTCATCAAGGCCGGCGAGGCGTTCTGGGAGCCCGGCGGTGATGTCATCCATTACTCGGACGGCAACCACCGCGACGATGTTCCACTGCGCTTCCTGGTCACCATGCTGTGCTCGCCGGAACAGCAGATGTTCGTCCTCGTCGACGACGCCGAACTCGAAGCGCGCCGTGATCGTCGGGTGCCCGCAGAACTGCGGTTCCCCCGATTGGGGGACACGTGA
- a CDS encoding helix-turn-helix transcriptional regulator has product MPDPIDVYPERSHIESNDADLTQKHLEQTYSARFTITRTGSCSCNHSRTDAGSFAVEEIQQTGDVLLRTDRVPAVIALYVQDGRVEVEHGRLTGSAGPGEWLLASTGVGSVQVRVRDATLRSLVVSRTLLTEVAAMDTDTSTVPRFTGLAPVTAAAGHTLAATEQFLNRILTAPEPPANRLLLTSTARMVASAILAGFPNDLPTDGAPEGGGDAYPALLRQAVEFIRDNAAHDVGVGDVASALYLSPRTVQYMFRRHLDTTPTAYLREVRLARAREELIAGDRSITTVAATAARWGFAHTGRFAVLYRRTFGESPHETLRR; this is encoded by the coding sequence ATGCCCGACCCCATTGACGTCTATCCCGAGCGCTCGCACATCGAGTCCAACGACGCGGATCTGACGCAAAAGCATCTCGAGCAGACCTACTCCGCTCGGTTCACCATCACCCGAACCGGCAGTTGCTCGTGCAACCACTCGCGAACAGACGCCGGTAGCTTCGCGGTCGAAGAGATCCAGCAGACCGGCGATGTGCTGTTGCGGACCGACCGCGTGCCCGCGGTCATCGCGTTGTACGTACAGGACGGCCGGGTCGAGGTGGAGCACGGCCGGCTCACCGGATCCGCCGGTCCCGGCGAATGGCTGCTCGCGTCCACCGGAGTGGGCAGTGTCCAGGTCCGGGTCCGCGATGCGACGCTGCGTTCCCTGGTGGTCTCCCGCACCCTGTTGACCGAGGTCGCCGCGATGGACACCGACACCTCCACGGTGCCGCGCTTCACCGGGCTCGCCCCGGTGACGGCGGCTGCGGGCCACACCCTGGCGGCCACCGAACAGTTCCTCAACCGCATTCTCACTGCTCCCGAGCCACCGGCGAACCGGCTGCTGTTGACGTCGACGGCGCGCATGGTGGCCAGCGCCATCTTGGCGGGGTTCCCCAACGATCTACCCACCGACGGTGCACCCGAGGGGGGCGGGGACGCCTATCCCGCGCTGCTTCGCCAGGCCGTCGAGTTCATCCGGGACAACGCGGCCCACGACGTCGGGGTCGGCGACGTCGCCTCCGCGCTGTACCTGTCGCCGCGCACCGTGCAGTACATGTTCCGCCGGCACCTCGACACCACCCCGACGGCCTACCTGCGCGAAGTCAGACTGGCCCGGGCCCGTGAGGAACTGATCGCCGGCGACCGCAGCATCACCACGGTCGCCGCGACCGCCGCCCGGTGGGGCTTTGCCCACACCGGACGCTTCGCGGTCCTGTACCGGCGCACGTTCGGGGAGAGTCCGCACGAGACGCTGCGACGCTGA
- a CDS encoding DUF7373 family lipoprotein: protein MNTSETLRRFTKVVSVAATAALFAACAAPDDSATQPDPGVPGANVPTTTVAPIVNPALLDAGTYPTAVRPPLGTAGDPRVGAITDAQNLAGFVVGPWEADEALVTPYLATYYLLDSAGSLMQLAPEGVAQQAETHGLVNGFASARQVADKTVMINAVFRFPDAAAAASATVDMNTSAAAQAIRGVTPTPAVIPGHPEAAASTYPFTPHESEREWTVIRSFAPHGPYVFMQLVQSVDGFDAAAALVRKAIEVQGPRIDGFAPAPADALADVPLDPSGLLAKALPLPGSAAPTKNAVYSRGGAVHFQSNPIASKTLFTDTGVTAVAMALTNVYEAKSPGLASMVVGSFSKEVTAQGAAPADSVPALPDSHCSARGKAFYCVAAAGRYAVEVNAETLPEAHQQMAAQYILLTAP, encoded by the coding sequence ATGAATACTTCAGAAACGTTGCGCCGCTTCACCAAAGTAGTGTCCGTCGCCGCGACCGCAGCGCTGTTTGCTGCTTGCGCAGCCCCCGACGATTCCGCGACGCAACCGGATCCCGGCGTGCCGGGGGCCAATGTGCCCACTACCACCGTGGCGCCCATCGTGAACCCCGCCCTGCTCGACGCCGGCACATACCCGACGGCAGTGCGTCCGCCGCTGGGGACCGCCGGTGATCCCCGCGTCGGCGCGATCACCGACGCGCAGAACCTGGCCGGCTTCGTGGTCGGGCCATGGGAGGCCGACGAGGCGCTGGTGACCCCGTATCTGGCCACGTACTACCTGCTCGACTCCGCGGGTTCGCTGATGCAACTCGCGCCCGAGGGCGTCGCGCAGCAGGCCGAAACCCACGGTTTGGTCAACGGATTCGCCTCCGCCCGGCAGGTCGCCGACAAGACGGTGATGATCAATGCGGTGTTCCGTTTTCCGGACGCGGCGGCCGCCGCATCAGCCACGGTGGACATGAACACGAGCGCGGCCGCTCAGGCGATCCGCGGTGTCACCCCGACACCTGCGGTGATTCCCGGCCACCCCGAAGCCGCCGCCTCCACCTACCCCTTCACCCCGCACGAATCGGAGCGGGAGTGGACGGTCATCCGGTCGTTCGCACCTCACGGTCCCTACGTGTTCATGCAACTCGTCCAGTCCGTCGACGGCTTCGACGCGGCGGCTGCCTTGGTGCGCAAGGCGATCGAGGTACAGGGCCCGCGGATCGACGGATTCGCCCCCGCCCCGGCCGATGCCCTGGCCGACGTTCCGCTGGACCCGTCGGGGCTGCTGGCCAAGGCACTGCCTTTGCCGGGCAGCGCCGCACCGACGAAGAATGCCGTCTACAGCCGGGGCGGCGCGGTGCATTTCCAGAGCAACCCGATCGCCTCCAAGACGTTGTTCACCGACACCGGTGTGACGGCGGTGGCGATGGCACTGACCAACGTGTACGAGGCGAAGAGCCCCGGTCTGGCGTCCATGGTGGTCGGGTCCTTCAGCAAAGAGGTCACCGCCCAGGGTGCGGCGCCGGCCGATTCGGTACCCGCGCTGCCGGACAGCCACTGCTCGGCGCGCGGGAAGGCCTTCTACTGTGTCGCCGCGGCGGGTCGCTACGCCGTCGAGGTCAACGCGGAGACGTTGCCGGAAGCGCACCAGCAGATGGCGGCGCAGTACATCCTGCTGACCGCGCCCTGA
- a CDS encoding MFS transporter → MFDPVFGALFWGKMFSVVAVWTHSIIAAVVMYDATGSALMVGLVGVVQFGPQLILSPISGKWADSGNPGRQILLGRLLCVAGSGLVAAWMFVEPELQGFSAAVPVLLGSTLVGFGFVVGGPAMQSIVPDLIRDGELSTAMALNSIPMTIGRILGPAAGAYLAAHFGAAVGFAISAGLHVVFAIFLLVVRLPAPPDRVAGTDYRVRAAVAYVWRDRPLFLALVAVATVGIAADPSITLAPSLADALGGDTTLVGALSAIFGIGAAAGMAALALMRGRMAAARVSWIGLLGLGLGCAVLAASINPGLALAGFALAGLGFGWALTGLSTVVQERAPQELRGRIMALWLVGFLGSRPIAAALLGGTADLTNVQVAFAVAAALTLAVALWCRPSRLSGDLPRG, encoded by the coding sequence ATGTTCGACCCCGTCTTCGGCGCGCTGTTCTGGGGCAAGATGTTTTCCGTCGTCGCGGTGTGGACGCACAGCATCATCGCCGCGGTCGTCATGTACGACGCGACCGGTTCGGCCCTGATGGTCGGCCTGGTGGGCGTCGTGCAATTCGGACCCCAGCTGATCCTGAGTCCGATCAGCGGAAAATGGGCCGACAGCGGCAATCCGGGCAGACAGATTCTGCTCGGGCGCCTGTTGTGTGTCGCCGGTTCCGGCTTGGTGGCGGCCTGGATGTTCGTCGAACCGGAGCTCCAGGGTTTCTCGGCCGCCGTCCCGGTATTACTCGGCTCGACTTTGGTCGGCTTCGGTTTCGTGGTCGGCGGGCCGGCCATGCAGTCGATCGTGCCGGACCTCATCCGGGACGGTGAGCTGTCGACCGCCATGGCGCTCAACAGCATCCCGATGACGATCGGCCGAATTCTCGGCCCCGCCGCGGGCGCCTACCTGGCCGCGCATTTCGGCGCGGCCGTCGGCTTTGCGATCAGTGCCGGCCTGCACGTGGTGTTCGCGATCTTTCTCCTGGTGGTTCGACTGCCGGCGCCGCCGGACCGTGTTGCCGGCACCGATTACCGGGTGCGGGCCGCCGTCGCGTACGTCTGGCGTGACCGTCCCCTGTTCCTCGCGCTGGTCGCGGTGGCCACCGTCGGCATCGCGGCCGACCCATCCATCACGTTGGCACCGTCGCTGGCCGACGCGCTGGGCGGCGACACCACGCTCGTCGGCGCCCTCTCGGCGATCTTCGGAATCGGCGCCGCGGCCGGGATGGCCGCGCTGGCTCTCATGCGTGGTCGGATGGCGGCCGCCCGGGTGTCGTGGATCGGGCTCTTGGGGCTGGGCCTCGGCTGCGCGGTGCTGGCCGCCAGCATCAACCCGGGGCTGGCGTTGGCGGGTTTCGCGCTGGCCGGCCTGGGCTTCGGCTGGGCGCTCACCGGATTGAGCACCGTCGTGCAGGAACGCGCCCCGCAGGAGCTGCGGGGCCGCATCATGGCGCTGTGGCTGGTCGGCTTCCTGGGTTCACGCCCCATCGCCGCAGCCCTGCTCGGCGGCACCGCCGATCTGACGAATGTGCAGGTGGCGTTCGCGGTCGCCGCGGCGCTCACCCTCGCGGTGGCGCTGTGGTGCCGTCCGTCCCGGCTGTCCGGCGATCTTCCTCGAGGCTGA
- a CDS encoding MarR family winged helix-turn-helix transcriptional regulator produces MSEPPPFSPTIGLLTVSRIWDAALAEALKPLGLTTRKYGLLGHIRGAPGISFSELARRSRVTVQSVHTAVTSFTEAGLVDDGTAHAGSASTLRVTERGEALLTEAARALARLDDAFALQHPDLTVALRALMSDMAARTP; encoded by the coding sequence ATGTCCGAGCCGCCGCCGTTCAGCCCGACCATCGGGCTGCTGACGGTCAGCCGGATCTGGGACGCCGCACTCGCCGAGGCACTGAAGCCGCTCGGTCTGACCACGCGAAAGTACGGACTGCTCGGGCATATTCGCGGTGCGCCGGGAATCTCGTTCAGCGAGCTGGCCCGGCGCTCCCGCGTCACCGTGCAGAGTGTGCACACGGCCGTGACCTCCTTCACCGAGGCGGGCCTGGTGGACGACGGGACCGCTCACGCCGGATCGGCGTCGACGCTGCGGGTCACCGAGCGGGGTGAGGCGTTGTTGACGGAGGCCGCCCGGGCACTGGCGCGCCTGGATGACGCGTTCGCCCTCCAGCATCCGGACCTGACTGTGGCGCTGCGGGCGCTGATGTCCGATATGGCGGCCCGAACTCCATAA
- a CDS encoding AraC family transcriptional regulator, producing the protein MDVFGDLCRGVRAHGSLFGSSQLSPPWALQFVDGAPLTLCTVLDGQGWLLPEHGAPVQMRDRDTVVVKGPDTFTFVDDLATTAEPIACGEMCAKPEYGGTRHRIGWTDSGSGETTLVVGAYPVRGEISRRLLDALPAVLHLAGGGDGDAVLDHLAAEAALDIPGQQVVLDRLLDWMLVCTLRTWFDSPEGHPPTWWTAQRDPVVGDALRLLHTDPAASWTVSSLAAGAGVSRSTLAKRFNDLVGEPPLTYLTKWRMTVAMDLLIEQETATVSEVARAVGYADPFTFSAAFKRVRGMSPSEFRRINTAAVLTAGQG; encoded by the coding sequence ATGGACGTGTTCGGTGACCTGTGCCGCGGCGTGCGCGCCCACGGCTCCCTGTTCGGCAGCTCGCAGCTGTCGCCACCGTGGGCGCTGCAGTTCGTGGACGGTGCACCGCTGACGCTGTGCACCGTGCTGGACGGGCAGGGCTGGTTGCTGCCCGAACATGGTGCGCCCGTGCAGATGCGCGATCGCGACACGGTGGTGGTGAAGGGGCCGGACACCTTCACCTTCGTCGACGACCTCGCGACCACGGCGGAACCGATCGCCTGCGGGGAGATGTGTGCGAAACCCGAGTACGGCGGCACCCGGCACCGGATCGGGTGGACCGACAGCGGGTCCGGGGAAACGACCTTGGTCGTCGGCGCCTACCCGGTGCGCGGCGAGATCAGCCGCCGCCTGTTGGACGCACTGCCTGCGGTGCTGCACCTCGCCGGCGGCGGCGACGGAGATGCGGTGCTGGACCACCTGGCCGCCGAGGCCGCCCTCGACATCCCGGGCCAACAGGTGGTGCTGGACCGCCTGTTGGACTGGATGCTGGTGTGCACGCTGCGCACCTGGTTCGACAGCCCCGAGGGCCATCCGCCGACGTGGTGGACCGCCCAGCGGGATCCGGTGGTCGGGGATGCGCTGCGACTGCTGCACACCGATCCCGCCGCTTCGTGGACGGTTTCGTCGTTGGCGGCCGGAGCGGGCGTGTCCCGGTCGACGCTGGCCAAACGGTTCAACGACCTGGTCGGCGAACCGCCGCTGACCTACCTGACCAAATGGCGGATGACCGTGGCGATGGACCTGCTGATCGAACAGGAGACGGCAACGGTCTCCGAGGTCGCCCGCGCGGTGGGGTACGCCGATCCGTTCACCTTCAGCGCGGCCTTCAAACGGGTCCGCGGGATGAGCCCCAGCGAGTTCCGGCGCATCAACACCGCGGCGGTGCTGACCGCCGGCCAGGGGTGA
- a CDS encoding cutinase family protein gives MIFRLGMAVTVAATALVGLAGGTAAAAPGCADFHWIGAAGSGQRDGAGLTANGGMGDVVYQSYQQLSSELAATGRTITAEAVQYPAAPVPLGGGLGGWMDFMDSVEDGTDATADQLEAFTARCPLTKVVLAGYSQGAMVIHRNLHDLADDPHVAAALLVADGDRLPADTTINMGSTAVLPGAGKGVAQEHSFLASTDTSPLPPAIGARTVSVCDVGDPVCDYDAEAEEVPASAIAIHTAYAPAASGPHAWGGPLYNLVMSAAPLAGVADATA, from the coding sequence ATGATCTTTCGGTTGGGTATGGCGGTCACGGTCGCGGCGACGGCCCTGGTCGGGCTGGCCGGCGGCACCGCCGCCGCGGCACCGGGGTGCGCGGACTTCCACTGGATCGGCGCCGCCGGATCCGGCCAACGCGACGGGGCCGGCTTGACCGCCAACGGCGGGATGGGCGATGTGGTGTACCAGTCCTACCAGCAGTTGAGCTCCGAGCTGGCGGCGACTGGCCGAACCATCACCGCCGAGGCTGTGCAATACCCGGCCGCACCCGTCCCGCTGGGCGGCGGGCTCGGCGGTTGGATGGATTTCATGGACAGTGTGGAAGACGGCACCGACGCCACCGCCGATCAACTGGAGGCGTTCACGGCGCGCTGCCCGCTGACCAAGGTGGTGCTTGCCGGCTACTCCCAGGGCGCGATGGTCATCCACCGCAATCTGCATGATCTGGCCGACGACCCGCATGTGGCGGCCGCCCTGCTGGTCGCCGACGGGGACCGGCTGCCCGCGGACACCACCATCAACATGGGGTCGACGGCGGTGCTGCCGGGCGCAGGCAAGGGCGTCGCCCAGGAGCACTCCTTCCTCGCCTCGACCGACACCTCGCCGCTGCCGCCGGCCATCGGCGCCCGCACCGTCAGCGTCTGCGATGTGGGCGACCCGGTCTGCGATTACGACGCCGAGGCCGAGGAGGTGCCGGCTTCGGCCATCGCCATCCACACCGCGTACGCACCCGCCGCCAGCGGCCCGCATGCGTGGGGCGGCCCGCTGTACAACCTCGTGATGAGTGCGGCTCCGCTGGCGGGGGTGGCCGACGCGACAGCGTGA